aaAAAGGCATATTGCTATTTGGCGCTCTTAGTGGGCGAAAGTTTGAATTTAAAAGCGGGGAGTAATGTATCTTGTTATAAATATTCCCCCTCTTAATTTAATTATTGTGCCACTTTCAATTATTCAAATGTAGAAAATGACTCATGTCTTACATTTTATGAGTAGCCCCGGTAGCTTTTTGTTTCTTCACTTCAGATTGCGCTAGCTACTTCCCCGCTTTTTGTTTCGGATTCCCGCACTGGCGTCAGAAGAAACCCAACTTCGATTCTAGCATTTCAATTTAAACCTGAACTAAATGCTCGACGCAATGTATTAACAGTTTTACAATCGGTTTGATAAACTAATTGCAACTCGACGCGTTGTTTTATCATCCTTGGTAATCAACGGACCAAGTTCACGATAGAGCTGCCGCTAGTACTAGCTTCTGACGATGGCGTCATGGGTTGCCAGATGAGACGCTACGCTAGCTATCTTAAGTTTGAAAACATAGGGTTCTGTTGATCTGCAACCGCTAAATAAACCCTGGGTGTGAATGGTGCTGGCTGTTTTATTTAAGTGTAAAAGAAGCCTTGCTATTTCTGCTTCAGTTATGTTTCGCGCTATTCGGCGAGCTGCATTCAAAATGTGCATTCTCGGGTAGGCTAGGGTACTACAGTAGACGGTCTAGTATCACAGGTCCAGGAAACTAAAAAACAGGTTATAATCACAACATTACGTTTACTATTATAAGTACTTTGTTTAGATGTTTTAAATTACTCGGGTGACAATTGTAATTACAAATGTGTATTTGAATGCGTTGCATTCACTTTCGTATTCGCATTCAAATGTTACTGCCGTTTAGTAGAATTGTTTTGAGCGCAGGAGGTGACCGCCCCCTTTCCACCCGTCGAAAACATTCGATACGCAGAATGCAAGTATATTGTATCACTGTACTGCGTAATTAACGACAATATTTCTAATCTTTGTCATTACTCGTCACATTCTCTACAGGTTTAACACTTGATAACTACATGCAAACATGTTTGGTTTCCACAAGTCGAAGATATACCGCAGTCATGATGGATGTTGCATCTGCAAGACCAAGTCGTCCAGTTCTCGTTTCACAGACAGCAGTCGATATGAAGAAACTTTCAGACTATGTTTTGGGTGAGTTTTTGGCGTCGAGGTTTCATTGGTGTGCCGAATATGTCTAATCTAATTGGTACTGTCCATCAGAATGTTTATCTTGTTGGGATGTTTCTCAGCAGTAGCCTTACACCTGTTTCCTCCAGTGCAGTGAAAATGGAGTGAAAAAGGCTTAAACATGAATTCGGAACATGTGCACGTTGAGCCATGTGACATTTGTTTGGTGTCATAATAGATTAATGAACTCTTGTTAATGTAGGTTGTCAGAGGACCGTGTGGGGGATATCTGCAATGCATGTGTCTTGCTGGTGAAGAGATGGAAAAAACTGCCAAATGGTTCTAAAAAGAACTGGAACCATGTTGTGGATGCAAGGGCTGGGCCTGGTTTCAAGCTGACCAAACCTAAGAAGATGAAGAACAGTGATGGGAAGAGAAAAAGCAAACTGAAGAAGCTTCACAAGTTCAAGCGTCAAAGTGAGTAATTTTATTATGTTATTTAAAACCATCTAAACTAAAATAATATTAAATCCTCACTTAAATTACACTTAGCTACACATGATGATATTGTTTACATTTATGTTGACTCCAGAATTCTTCTGGAAGCATAACAATAAAATTCTTGTGTTTAGACTCTGATGCTcacagcaccacctccagcctgtCTCCATCCCAGTCCCCGAGCTACAGTAACCAGTCTGATGACTGCTCAGACATTGAATCAAAACAGAGACGCTCTGctccctctgccttctcctTCCTGGACCGCTCTTACTGGAAAAGGTATGTCATAGGTTCCCATCAGCACTGTGTAAtgtgggagaaaggagggaaatGTTGAACAAACTACAGCTGATTAGTATGCATGTGACTGAAATTCTGGTGGTTGTTCCTTGCAGACAGAAGGTGTGTTGTGGTATTGTCTACAAGGGCCGGTTCGGCGAGGTGATCATCGACCCACGTCTCTTCAAGCCCTGCTGCAGCTCCAAGAAACAGGAGACTCTGGTGCCCACGCAAATCGACAGCCATCTTCCCAGCACCCTCCCTTCTCCGCTCCCAGAAGAGATGAAAGAGGCCTGGTAATAGTTTTTAGCGCCCCCTAGGGGTGTCAATGGCACCCACCTGGTTTTGTCTCCAGTGGCAGACTTCTCTCCCAAACCCGTTCCCTCATTAGCACACTGTGTATTTAGACAGCTaaaggattttctttttttcctttttgatATGGGTATTTTCTTATTTTGTATAGGATTAATTTTCTTAtctttttttaagaaaaaaaaaaaaaagaaaaaaaatattgtttttatatggGCATTAGTGTACTATTTATAGGATGAGAAAGCAGAATTCTATTTGGCCTTGAAAGGCAAATTATCCAGGTCTTATGAATTTGCAACGTTTAAAACTTATTTTGTCACCTTTACCAGCATTTGTATATACTAAGTTCCTTATGCTAGCATATCAAGacttatattttttttattatgttaCAGCTGTCTGTGTAAATGTTCATGTGCCGATATGCAAGTCTACCAGCTATAATTCTAAAAACCAGCCTGATTGCATTGTGACCAGATTGCTGCAATGTTTGTGTGGTACTTTTTTGCTGATGCACACAATATATTTGTAACATCTGAATGTGTTACAGGCTGAGTGATAAGGGTTGCCAGTGCATTTAACCTGATCAATTGCCCTTTACTTGGGCTTttaagtgtgtatatgtgcatgcaTAGTCTCACTCTCCAGTCTCCACACATGAATGGTTTTGCAAGCACTGAGTCGTACTGTAATGAAAACACTCTGGATTAATGCTTTCCAGCTTTTAATGCAAGGAAATCACAATAGAGTTGGACCATGCATGCAGAACTCATCTCTGTACTGGACTAATAACAAGTAActatttattttgtgttttgtatAGTCTTCCATGAAATGAAAATGCACATTGT
The window above is part of the Osmerus mordax isolate fOsmMor3 chromosome 13, fOsmMor3.pri, whole genome shotgun sequence genome. Proteins encoded here:
- the sinhcafl gene encoding SIN3-HDAC complex associated factor, like; the protein is MFGFHKSKIYRSHDGCCICKTKSSSSRFTDSSRYEETFRLCFGLSEDRVGDICNACVLLVKRWKKLPNGSKKNWNHVVDARAGPGFKLTKPKKMKNSDGKRKSKLKKLHKFKRQNSDAHSTTSSLSPSQSPSYSNQSDDCSDIESKQRRSAPSAFSFLDRSYWKRQKVCCGIVYKGRFGEVIIDPRLFKPCCSSKKQETLVPTQIDSHLPSTLPSPLPEEMKEAW